GTGTGTGAGATTTTATTAGAGTAGATGAAATAAATATGTGGGGTTTAATTTTCTTGAATTTTTTTACGAAGGTGTAGTTAgttaaaaatattagtatttttttgGGTACAAATCAGTTTTTAGCAAAAGGGTGTGTGAGATTTTAGTAGCTTAGATGGAAAAAATAAGTGGGGTTTAATTTTCTTGAGTTTTTTTTGCAGACATAGATGGACAGGAAGATATGAAGCGCATCTTTGGGATAACAGCTGTAGAAGAGAGGGCCAAGCTAGAAAAGGGCGTCAAGGTACAaattttattatttctttttaaaatttttactgtAGTAAACTAAGGTAATACGTATGTGATAGGGTAATAATTAGATTGATTTGTATGAAAAGAAAGTTGCATGCAATTAATGGGGTTCAGGTTAAAGGGGAGATTCAGATAATTTTCATCAGAAGGGGTATTTTCTTGCTTTCAAATCAATAAGCTTTTAGGATGATTGATTGAGTGATGTAATGCACAAAGGTTACAGTTTTCTGTACTTTTGGTGTTAGTATTGTGTCCTCACTGTAACAATTTTTTCTGCTGCTGCTCTGTGTAGTATTAGTACTGGTGCCTGATTCTGCAGCAGCATTGTTGTGGTAGTAGGGAGTATTTTTCTTTGCTTTCATTATTCTTTCAATTGATTTGATCAGATAGGCCGTCATTTTGTTCTTGTTTTTGGTGTTTTGTCTTTGTTGTATTCTGCATAATGTTCTGATATTCATTTCATGCTTTGATGTTTATTGTACACCATTATGACTTAAGGTACTATCTTTTACCAGTATAAATTAATGTGGAAAGAGTTTAATATAGAGCTTAAGACTTTTTACACTATCGTGTCGCCTTAATGACAATTATAGGTAATCATCCGTAGTAATTGAGTCTTGTAAAAAAATAAGACAGTTTACTTGCTATAGCCTCTATCTAGCTCCAAAGGCTTTGTTTAGTTGTAAGAAGAGTAGGTTTATCTAGTTGTAAGGATAGAGGACGGACCATATTCATCTAGTTTCGAACCATGCACCCATTGACCTTTGTAGATTAATGCAAGGtcaggctgcgtacaatagacatTTGTGATCCGGCCCTTCTTCGGATCCCGcatatagcgggagcttagtgcaccgggcatATATTTTTGTACACTGATAATGCAATATTATTCCCACTGTATCAATAAGTTAAATTCATCTGGAAAGACCAGAGTCTTCAAGATTTTGTCCAGAAGTTATTCTGCTTTGTTATCCATAGATTTTTGCCTGGTTTGCAGCATTTAAAATGACCAGACCTTCTCCTCTTTTCCCTTTCCACCCTGAAGAGTACACATACCTCAGCTAGTCTATATACTAGCTAGTTTCTGGCACTCTGAAATTTTCACAGATTTGCTTTTAACTTTTGCTTTTTTCCCCTTTCATTTCATGGGCCAGTCCCTCTCATTTAGTTTGACCAAAGGATGTCCATTTCATTCCCCACTTGAAATTTTAATTGAACTGTCCGCCAAATTCTTTATACACAATTCTTTAATGTAGTATATACATTAGCCAACTTTTGACCTTAGTAAGTTAAAAATAATAGATTTGACAGCTCAATGAATTGTTTATCTTAATAGAACTTCAACATAAATCTGCTTTTGACTCGTTCACATTATTGTAATTGTAATGAAATCTTAATAACTTTTAATTTATAAGTCCATGATATGTAAAAGAATACTGAGAACAAAAACATGTTTTACTTTTTCCTGGTCTGGGCAAGACATAAGTCACTATCTTGCCAACCTACAAAAAGGATGTACCAAATGTGTCAAAGCTTAAGCATGCCATTTGCTTTTCTGTtttgtttatctttttctttttccctttatATTCTTTTATGATAAAATCTTGACTTCTTGTTAGCTCATTTCTAATGTTTAACTCATTTTTTCATGAAATGGCGGGGATCGCTTTCTTGTATGAAATGGCACAATTCGATTTTCAGTTTACTTGGGTAAGTTTTTTCTATTCTTACAAGTCTCATAAATACCTATATTTTTCAAAGTGGATCAAAAAGTTAAGATTTTTATGTTGGAAAATTTTGCAATGAATATAGGTGGATATGATAAGGAAGAAAAAGCAGCAAGGGCATATGACTTGGCAGCTCTAAAATATTGGGGTCCCACAGCTACAACCAACTTCCCTGTAATATATACTTTTGTCAATTTTGCCTGTTGTTATTGGCATTTCATTTATTGCATGGAAAGCTACGTAAGAATGaaaacaacccgaatctaaactTAGACATACTTTCTTTTCAGGTTTCCAATTATACCAAAGAACTGGAGGAAATGAAACACATGACCAAGCAAGAATTCATTGCCTCCCTAAGAAGGTTTGCCTACTCTATTTCCATTTCTATGGTTAATAATgcctttttgtcatttttctaTCAATTATATTCATGAGAATTTCGTTTCAAAATATCAGGAAAAGTAGTGGTTTCTCGAGGGGAGCTTCGATATACCGAGGTGTGACAAGGTACGAATTTTGTCGCAACTCGCAAGCAATTATCTTTATAACTTAATTGTCGTATACCGAACTCAATAATAATGTCCTAAATGATTTAAGATGGGTAATTCCTTTGTTCCAATTTTGTGAACGGCGACTGACTTCTGATGAACCCTTGCAGGCATCATCAACAAGGCCGTTGGCAAGCAAGAATTGGCCGCGTTGCAGGGAACAAGGATCTCTACCTAGGGACATTTGGTAAGCATTATTTTCTAGATTCAAATTGGACTAAGAAATGAATGAATTAACCATGTTTTAATAATCCAAATTCGTATTAATTTGTCAACAGCTACTGAGGAGGAAGCAGCAGAAGCGTATGACATAGCAGCAATAAAGTTCAGGGGTGTTAATGCAGTGACGAATTTCGAGATGAATCGATATGATGTTGAGGCTATCATGAAAAGCTCCCTCCCCGTTGGGGGTACAGCAAAGCGTTTGAAGCTCTCTCTTGAAGCGGAACAAAAATCATTGTCAAGCAATAACCAGCAGCAGACGGCTCAaagcagcagcagcaacaacagcagTAACATCAATTTCGGGGCAATACCACCGATCTCTGCAATCCCATGCGGACTGCCATTTGACACAACCGCTCCTTTCTATCATCACAACTTCTTCCACCACCTTCAGTCTGGAAATGCAGGTGCGTCCGATACTTCAGGTGCTGCGTCTACAATGGCAGCTGCGATGCCATTACTGCCCTCGGGCGCCGAGTTCTTCATATGGCCTCACCAGTCCTATTGACCTAAACTATGATAGCTATAGTTAGCTAGTTTGACTTAGCTAATCGGACTCTGCTAATATCAACCTCGTCGTTGTGGTTAATCGTTTAATATTTCATGCTGACCCTTTATCTTCTGACCCGCGAAAGAATTAGCGTAGTGTTTAACCGTTATGGGCCAGGTTCAAATGTTGTAAAGTACCTTCACTTTTTCAATGGCTTATTAAGTAGTAGGTGCATGTTTACAGGTACTTAGGGAGCACTCATTGTggaaaatttttgtttttttccaaGTTTCCTCATCTTTTTGAGTTGCTCCCAAGTACCATATGAACTTGGTGAACGTTTTGCTGGTCGAGTTGACatacaaaaaaaagaaaatgatATAAAACTCGTTATATTTTGCAGTTAAGTCTGTGTTTTTTGTACATCTGAGCTTCTAAACCTTAACCATGCTTTAATTTTTATCTATTTTCTCGGCCTTTACTAATCAAGATTAATTGCTTGTATGGTCATTATGATGAGTTTATGATATGCTGTGTGAATTATTGAACTGCAATGGTAGTAAAGAATCCTAAAAAAGAAAAACATGTATTTGTTTTTATGCGGAATGGCTTGGACACTTAAACTTGTCGGGTTTTTAAAAGTCGATACATGAAATTTCTATTTTTTCAGTTGAATACTCGAACTCATTATTTCGTAACTAATAAACTCATCTGACAAGAGACCATGCGCGTGTGTATTACATACGTGTCAATTGTGTCAACAAAAGACCAATCTTACACATCAAGGGCGCAAAAACGCTTACCCTGGTGCCCTCTTTTATTCCATAGACCGATCCCTCCCCTCATTTTAACCTCACTCTCACCAAATCCTCCCTTGTTCATTCCATATTTTTGATGATCGGAGAAAATGAAAAGAATCTGGAAAGTGAGGGGATCATATGTGCCATCATAGTAGGCACGCAATATGCCATCATATGTAAGGCCCTTCTCGCCATCAATGAACTCTCCATAAGTTCGAAAAAGCTCATCGAGAATGGCACTGATCTGCTCATCGTTGAATTTGACCCTAGGTTTTACAGAAACCATCAAAGCTGCCATTTTCTCGCGGTTAAGACCCCCATCGCCATTTGCATCAAAATTCTAGAAGATTCTTTTCTCCTTCTCCGATCGCTGAATTCCGGAATCTTCTAGATTCTTTTCACCTTCTCCAATATTCAAAAAGGACTACTTTATGGTGGTGGATATGGCGTGAGGTCAGCCGTGCTGGATGAACTTCCAAAATCGATCATAATCACTTATCCATTTTTTTGTTTTCGTTTATTATATGTTATTCATATTCTGATCGAGCTTCGTTTGGTCCAAGTGATGCAAAACTTATCTTCAACTTCACAATGACAAAATATACAAGTTTCCATAATTTTGACggtctgaaaaaataaaaatggagCTTCAGATTTTACAAGGAGGAATGGAGCTTCAGATTTTCAAAAATCGAGGAAGAGGTATTTTAGAAGGAATGAATAAGAAGACACTCAAATACAACCCATTTTGTACTGTTGGACGTTGGAAGGGGGCTTTCACGCTCCTGTGCGTCGTGTTCCTCACGCGGCCTGCTGATTAGGATCCACTGACGCCACATGACCATGGTCAATGGTCAAATGTGTTTATTAGTTACGGAAAAAATAAGTTCGAGTGTTCAAATGGAAaagttaaaagtttatgtatCGGCTTTTAAAACTCCGTCAATTTTAAGTGGTTAGGAAGTCATTCCGCTTTATTTTTAAGTTGCGAAAACTTTTCTACTAAAGGAGAAATCTACAAAAAAGCATTTCTGTGATGATGAGTTGTTTGTGGTGTCGAAAGTTCCAACGTGATTCAAGATTATGTAATAAAAATAATTGTGGTGTTTGgcaaaaataaaaaagtatttttaggcatgaaaaatataaaaataagccaaaagtcgAAAGTTGGGTATTACCAACTTACGGTTTTTAGCTTTTAGCTTATAAGTTACTTTTTAAAAGTCAATTCAAACACCCTAATATCTTAGCCATTTTGGTAAATTTAGGAACTTTTTTTCTTAAAATGCCTTTGTTAGATGAGAAAGGTAAAAAGATAGTAGTGAAATGGCATCATCAAGAGTTAAGAATCCTGATAGAGAACGAGTTTAAGTGTGACAAATAAATGCGAGCCCTCTTTCATTCTATAATCACTCacccattttttttattttcgtttattatttattattcttgTTCTGATCGAGCTTCGTTTGGTCCAAGTGATGCAAAACTTAGCTTCAACTTCACAATGACAAAATATACAAGTTTCCATCATTTTGACGGtctgaaaaaaataattaaaaatggaGCTTCAGATTTTAAAAAATGTAGGAAGAGGGTATTTTAGAAGGAATGAATAAGAAGACACTTAAATACAACTTATTTTGTACTGTTGGACATTGGAAAGGGGGCTTTCACGCTCCTGTGTGTCGTGTTCCTCACACGGCCTGCTGATTAGGATTGACTGACGCCACATGACCATGGTCAATGGTCAATGGTCAAATGTGTTTATTAGTTACGGAGAAAATGAGTTCGAGTGTTCAAATGGAAaagttaaaagtttatgtatTGGCTTTTAAAACCCCGTCAATTTTAAGTGGTTAGGAAGTCATTCCGTCTTATTTTTAAGTTACGGAACTTTTCTACTAAAGGAGAAATCTACAAAAAAAAACATTTCTGTGATGATGAGTTGTTTGTGGTGTTGAAAGTTCCAACGTGATTCAAGATTATGTAATAAAAATAATTGTGGTGTTTGgcaaaaataaaaaagtatttttaggcatgaaaaatataaaaataagccaaaagtcgAAAGTTGGGTATTGCCAACTTATGGTTTTTAGCTTTTAGCTTATAAGTTACTTTTTAAAAGTCAATTCAAACACCCTAATATCTTAGCCATTTTGGTAAATTTAGGAACTTTTTCCCCCCTAAAATGCCTTTGTTAGATGAGAAAGGTAAAAAGATAGTAGTGAAATGGCATCAACAAGAGTTAAGAATCCTGATAGAGAACGAGTTTAAGTGTGACCTATAAATGCGAGCCCTCTTTCATTCTATAATCACTCACCCATTTTTTTGTTTTCGTTTATTATCCGTTATTCTTGTTTTGATCGAGTTTCGTTTGGTCCAAGTGATGCAAAACTTAGCTTCAACTTCACAATGACAAAATATACAAGTTTCCATAATTTTGAcggtttgaaaaaaaaaattaaaaatggagCTTTAGATTTTACAAGGAGGAATGGAGCTTCAGATTTTAAAAAATGGAGGCAGAGGGTATTTTAGAAGGAATGAATAAAAAGACACTTAAATACAACCCATTTTGTACTGTTGGACGTTGAAAATGGGGCTTTCACGCTCCTGTGCGTCGTGTTCCTCACGCGACATGCTGATTAGGACCGACTAACGCCACATGACCATGGTCAATGGTCAAATATTTTTATTAGTTACGGAGAAAATGAGTTCGAGTGTTCAAATGAAAaagttaaaagtttatgtatCGGCTTTTAAAATCCAGTCAATTTTAAGTGGTTAGAAAGTCATTCCGCCTTATTTTTAAGTTACGAAAATTTTTCTACTAAAGGAGAAAtctacaaaaaattatttctgTGATGATGAGTTATTTGTAGTGTCGAAAGTTCCAACGTGATTCAAGATTATGTAGTAAAAATAATTGTGGTGTTtggcaaaaataaaaaaatatttttaggcatgaaaaaatataaaaataagtcAAAAGTCGAAAGTTGGGTATTACCAACTTATGATTTTTAGCTTTTATCTTATAAGTTACTTTTTAAAAGTCAATTCAAACACCCTAATATCTTAGCCATTTTAGTAAATTTAGGAACCtttttttaaaaatctaaaaTGCCTTTGTTAGATGAGAAGGGTAAAAAGATAGTAGTGAAATGGCATCAACAAGAGTTAAGAATTCTGATAGAGAACGAGTTTAAGTGTGACCTATAAATACGAGCTGCGGAAGTAGCACTGTTGGTTGTCTACATTATACCGTTTAGGTGTGTATTTTTTTTTCGAATCCTCCGTAAATACGAAATACTTTATGTATCGGGCTACTTTTTTAAACGATTTCCGTTTAATAAGCTTTACGTGCGTAAAGACGAAGTAGTCCCAAAACGCCGGGTGCGAAAAAAAAGAAAGGGAAAGGTAGTGAAATGGCAGATAGTGAAGAAAAGATAGGCAGCAAGTTGACATTTTATTGATATTGCATTTTGAATTTCTTAGCATGAAAATGATGGATGTTATCAACTCCAACAGGCTAAAAAGTTATAACAGAATCAGATTAAGATTGGAAAATGACCGTTTGGAAGATATACTAGTTAAATCATGAGGTTTGAtattttgtcagtttgaaaccATACCTTTTCCCGTTTTTCGTATGGTTCTGCAAATAATGAAACTACCACAATATCATATTTGAAAGGTCAAATGCCTATACGGTCCCTTAAACTTACTCCAATTTCTATTTTGGTATTTTAACTATGGCTAGTACCTATTGAACACTCCAACTTAATTTCAAGTGTACCTATTAAACATTTCATGTGACATGGCATAATGTGTGATTTTCACTCAAAGTTGGGCGCGTGAATAAGAAATATAAcatttgtttttttttcaaacattttttttattctttgtcTTCTCCTTCATTGTCTCTATCACTAATATCCCTCCagattttccttttcctaatttcTTCTCTGGATCTACTTACAGATTCATCCCACTTTGAACATTGATTAACTTGTTATTTCACTTCAAATTCGATAAACTTACATGCCAAAGAAGAAGTGTAAACCTAAAAATGATTTATCAAGAGAGACCCAAAAAAATCTTGAAATCCAGAAAAGAATAAAAATCCAGCAATTTCGGATAGATACCACGAGAGAAACCCAACACTTTCAGAAATCAACAAATAGAAATCCATCAAGAAAAATCCAGCAATTTCAGACAATAACCAAGCAAAATCGACTAGCTTAATTTGCAAAGAGAATCCAACAAGAAAAGCGCAACAATGTCAAATATCAGCCAAGCAAACCCAACAAGACAAAGTAGCAATTTCAGACATCAACCAAGCAAATTCGATTTTGTTGAGAGAAATTCAGCAATTTCAGAGATTAAACATGAAAAATTGACTTTATTTTGTAGCTACATACATGGAGATTAACCCAACGATTTTGCCGGCATCGACTTTTCCGTTAGATGTTAGAATTTAACGCCAAGTAGCGAAGTTACAAACATgacaaattttcaatcaaaaaacaATAATATGCTTTTTGTTTGGACATAGCTAAAGAGAGGGATCGATAGATAAGAGGAGGAAAGACATGAATGGAGCTACAAGGAAGAGATAACTTTAGAAAGAGGGGAGGGGCAAGGAGggaggaggggggaggggggaggtggAGATAAAACTAAAAGGGGTGAAAATAGATAGATTGCATTATTTAGCCTTAAAAAAAGAAAATCGAAAGTCAAAATGGCACATGTCACTTTTTCATTCGATCTATTGCCACATCATTCGAAAGTGAACAATACGCACTTAATTATTTACACAGGGTAAAGAAGATGTATTTAATAGGTACACTTGAAATTAAATTTGAGTGTTCAATAGGTACTAGCCATAGTTAAAGTATCAAAATAAAAAttggagccaagtttaaggggaCTTATAGGTATTTGGCCTATTTGAAAATTGTGCACATAAAGGTAGAGCATCGTAACCAACATTTTGTTAGGAGTCATGTTATATATAATGTATTTTTTGAAAACCAATTTTAAGTGTTTTCATTAGTTGTAACAAGTGGTGCTGTGCTTGCAAGATTATAATAAGTGTAGGGCTAAAACGGCCTAAAGATACTCTTAATATGGTATAATATTATCCGCTTTGGGCCAAACTCACAATGTTTTTTGCAAAAAGCCTTCACACCATTAAGAGTATCCAACTCCTTATAAgtatcttatttttcttttttactttccaTGTGGCACTTTGTTCACATACTTCCAATAATCTCCCGCTTGAACTAAGTTCCACATGACACATCACCGTTTATGGGCTAATTTTGAGATTAATTAGGTGTCACCTATATGACCCGAATATTTACGGTCGCCGAAGTCCAAGGAGATGGTGTGTATGCGTCTTTGAAAC
This sequence is a window from Nicotiana tomentosiformis chromosome 5, ASM39032v3, whole genome shotgun sequence. Protein-coding genes within it:
- the LOC104108158 gene encoding AP2-like ethylene-responsive transcription factor AIL6; the encoded protein is MSSMAPDNNWLSFSLSSMEMLSSSASQSNSMLQSNMKLAPTFDGSSSADSHHYYFADNFFPHGWSNPKSQVMYTEGEKEVLGLNINGNDSSIFQNFLDTQIHQQPPPKLEDFLGGDSSSLTQDSSSLTHHIYEQQNNGSAVYNQDFKNLAHGFHHQTTAAAAFSNNSGSEVDNSVGTEFVSESCNELAYSQCPPALSTGALSLAVNTTNTTQCLEKGKAIVAVVDSQSCKKITDTFGQRTSIYRGVTRHRWTGRYEAHLWDNSCRREGQARKGRQVYLGGYDKEEKAARAYDLAALKYWGPTATTNFPVSNYTKELEEMKHMTKQEFIASLRRKSSGFSRGASIYRGVTRHHQQGRWQARIGRVAGNKDLYLGTFATEEEAAEAYDIAAIKFRGVNAVTNFEMNRYDVEAIMKSSLPVGGTAKRLKLSLEAEQKSLSSNNQQQTAQSSSSNNSSNINFGAIPPISAIPCGLPFDTTAPFYHHNFFHHLQSGNAGASDTSGAASTMAAAMPLLPSGAEFFIWPHQSY